In Microbacterium soli, a single window of DNA contains:
- a CDS encoding beta-ketoacyl-ACP reductase: MSTDRVVLVTGGNRGIGRAIAERFVRDGYRVAVTARSGEGPEGTLTVRADVTDATAVDVAFTEVEQQLGPVEVVVANAGITKDTLLMRMSEDDFDSVVSTNLGGSFRVVKRASKGMLRARFGRVILISSVVGLYGSAGQVNYAASKSALVGFARSLTRELGGRGITANVVAPGFIETDMTAELPEETQKQYKAGIPAGRFATPDEVAGAVVWLAGDDAAYISGAVIPVDGGLGMGH; this comes from the coding sequence ATGAGCACTGACCGCGTCGTCCTCGTCACCGGCGGAAACCGCGGCATCGGCCGTGCGATCGCCGAGCGCTTCGTCCGCGACGGATACCGCGTCGCGGTGACCGCGCGCAGCGGCGAGGGGCCGGAGGGCACGCTGACCGTCCGTGCGGACGTGACGGATGCCACGGCCGTGGACGTCGCGTTCACCGAGGTCGAGCAGCAGCTCGGCCCCGTGGAGGTGGTCGTGGCGAACGCCGGCATCACCAAGGACACCCTGCTGATGCGCATGAGCGAGGACGACTTCGACAGCGTCGTCTCGACGAACCTCGGCGGCTCGTTCCGCGTCGTCAAGCGCGCGTCGAAGGGCATGCTGCGCGCCCGCTTCGGACGGGTCATCCTCATCTCCAGCGTGGTCGGCCTGTACGGCTCAGCGGGCCAGGTCAACTACGCGGCGTCCAAGAGCGCCCTCGTCGGATTCGCCCGGTCGCTGACCCGGGAGCTCGGCGGGCGCGGCATCACCGCGAACGTCGTGGCGCCGGGATTCATCGAGACCGATATGACGGCCGAGCTGCCCGAGGAGACGCAGAAGCAGTACAAGGCCGGCATTCCCGCCGGCCGGTTCGCCACCCCCGATGAGGTCGCGGGCGCTGTCGTCTGGCTCGCAGGCGACGACGCGGCCTACATATCCGGTGCTGTCATCCCCGTGGACGGCGGCCTGGGCATGGGGCACTGA
- a CDS encoding single-stranded DNA-binding protein has protein sequence MSITNDTLTIAGNIGNDPVRNETRTGKPVINFRVGSSSGYFDQRTGAWVDGGTNWYAVAAYGALAEHAKASLHRGDPVIVSGRLKVREWEANGRKGIDVEIVADAIGHDLNRGTSAFARRARASAPQSPADVGSERGGAPTAAAPEAEEPAAQDEDAWRAAGLVDPTTLTGPTDAQAEAGEREVDGAEEDLSFA, from the coding sequence ATGAGCATCACCAACGACACCCTGACCATCGCGGGCAACATCGGCAACGATCCGGTCAGGAACGAGACGAGAACCGGCAAGCCCGTCATCAACTTCCGGGTGGGTTCCTCATCCGGATACTTCGATCAGCGCACCGGTGCGTGGGTCGACGGCGGCACCAATTGGTACGCGGTGGCCGCGTATGGGGCTCTCGCCGAGCATGCGAAGGCCTCCCTGCACCGTGGCGACCCGGTGATCGTCTCCGGCCGGCTCAAGGTGCGGGAGTGGGAGGCGAACGGCAGGAAGGGCATCGATGTGGAGATCGTCGCGGATGCCATCGGCCATGACCTCAACAGGGGCACCAGCGCCTTCGCGCGTCGTGCGCGGGCATCGGCCCCGCAGTCCCCGGCCGATGTCGGCTCGGAGAGGGGTGGCGCACCGACGGCAGCGGCACCGGAGGCGGAGGAGCCGGCCGCACAGGATGAGGATGCCTGGCGGGCGGCGGGCCTCGTCGACCCGACGACGCTCACCGGCCCGACGGATGCCCAGGCGGAGGCCGGGGAGCGGGAGGTCGACGGGGCTGAGGAGGACCTCTCCTTCGCGTGA
- a CDS encoding acyl-CoA thioesterase translates to MTMSTSSSERVLADGRLHVPIQLRWGDLDAFNHVNNTAMLKLLEEARVRAFWKPAPGESAPETAILDSGLSSGVLTLISRQEIEYLAPVPYQRHPLDIQMWFGKLGGSSVEICYEVRTDPAAEQQALYARATTVMVLVDAASGSPVRLTPPMRASWTPLVGEPLQHRHR, encoded by the coding sequence ATGACGATGTCGACATCCTCATCGGAGCGCGTGCTGGCAGACGGACGCCTGCACGTGCCCATTCAGCTGCGCTGGGGCGATCTCGACGCGTTCAACCACGTCAACAACACCGCGATGCTCAAGCTCCTCGAGGAGGCGCGCGTGCGGGCGTTCTGGAAGCCCGCGCCGGGGGAGAGCGCGCCGGAGACGGCGATCCTCGACTCCGGTCTGTCCTCCGGGGTGCTCACGCTCATCTCCCGGCAGGAGATCGAGTACCTCGCCCCGGTGCCGTACCAGCGGCATCCGCTGGACATCCAGATGTGGTTCGGCAAGCTCGGCGGATCCAGCGTCGAGATCTGCTACGAAGTGCGGACGGATCCGGCCGCCGAACAGCAGGCGCTGTATGCGCGGGCGACGACGGTGATGGTGCTGGTGGATGCAGCCTCCGGAAGTCCGGTCCGGCTCACTCCGCCGATGCGGGCATCCTGGACGCCTCTTGTGGGCGAGCCGTTGCAGCACCGGCATCGCTGA
- a CDS encoding 3'-5' exonuclease has translation MTSPTQLPGWLTRVGVFDLETTGVDVAADRIVTAHVGVLDRHGREIAARDWLADPGVPIPDSATAVHGVTTEHAREHGRPAAEVVGEVSQALRTLFAQGMPIVAYNASYDFSLLAHEAARHGIPALEDPQPIIDPLVIDKAYDRYRRGKRTLSVVAEHYAVPLDDAHEASADAIAAGRVALAQARAFSLPSTAAELHTRQISWARDQAASLTEYFVRIGRLDPAESLDGSWPIRG, from the coding sequence ATGACCTCCCCTACACAGCTCCCCGGCTGGCTCACACGTGTGGGCGTGTTCGATCTCGAGACCACGGGGGTCGACGTCGCGGCCGACCGCATCGTCACCGCGCACGTCGGCGTGCTCGACCGGCACGGGCGCGAGATCGCCGCGCGCGACTGGCTGGCCGACCCGGGTGTCCCCATCCCCGACAGCGCCACCGCCGTTCACGGTGTCACGACCGAGCACGCACGGGAGCACGGCAGGCCCGCCGCAGAGGTCGTCGGCGAGGTCAGCCAAGCGCTGCGCACCCTGTTCGCACAGGGCATGCCGATCGTGGCATACAACGCCTCCTACGATTTCTCCCTGCTCGCACACGAGGCTGCGCGCCACGGCATCCCCGCTCTGGAGGACCCGCAGCCCATCATCGACCCCCTCGTGATCGACAAGGCCTACGACCGGTATCGTCGGGGCAAGCGCACTCTCAGCGTGGTCGCGGAGCATTACGCCGTGCCGCTGGACGACGCGCACGAAGCATCGGCGGATGCCATCGCCGCCGGTCGTGTGGCGCTCGCGCAGGCCAGGGCGTTCTCCCTCCCGAGCACCGCTGCCGAACTCCACACCCGACAGATCTCCTGGGCGCGGGATCAGGCGGCGAGTCTCACGGAGTACTTCGTCCGCATCGGTCGTCTCGACCCGGCCGAGAGTCTCGACGGCAGTTGGCCGATCCGCGGCTGA
- a CDS encoding LysE family transporter: MTVTVWLSLLLACTVISLTPGAGAINTMSNALSQGWRRSLWGVLGQQAALVVHVAIVAAGVGLLVARSPLLFEIIRYAGAAYLVFLGVRLFAAGTQDLDAVSASRSREHAWSMFRRGFWVNLLNPKAIVFFLAFVPQFIRLEHDALPQYLVLIGTVVAVDVLVMWFFFAAAAKSFRRFTRSTHGRRVLNRIFGVLFIAVAGLLLFVE, translated from the coding sequence GTGACTGTGACGGTATGGCTCTCGCTCCTGCTGGCATGCACGGTGATCAGCCTGACTCCCGGGGCCGGTGCGATCAACACGATGAGCAACGCGCTCTCGCAGGGGTGGCGGCGTTCATTATGGGGCGTCCTCGGTCAGCAGGCCGCCCTCGTCGTGCACGTCGCGATCGTCGCGGCGGGGGTGGGGCTGCTGGTCGCCCGTTCGCCGCTGCTGTTCGAGATCATCAGGTACGCGGGGGCGGCGTATCTCGTGTTCCTCGGGGTCCGGCTCTTCGCGGCCGGGACGCAGGACCTCGACGCGGTCTCGGCCTCCCGTTCGCGTGAGCACGCGTGGTCGATGTTCCGACGGGGATTCTGGGTCAATCTGCTCAACCCGAAGGCGATCGTGTTCTTCCTCGCCTTCGTCCCGCAGTTCATCCGACTCGAGCACGACGCTCTGCCGCAGTACCTGGTCCTCATCGGCACCGTCGTCGCGGTGGACGTGCTCGTGATGTGGTTCTTCTTCGCCGCCGCGGCCAAGTCGTTCCGGCGCTTCACCCGGAGCACCCACGGTCGGCGCGTGCTCAATCGGATCTTCGGCGTGCTCTTCATCGCGGTGGCAGGGCTGCTGCTGTTCGTGGAATGA
- a CDS encoding acyl-CoA thioesterase II: MTAQNSADRSVRNLLRVLDLDASEARTTEDIFTGISHPMPTGRVYGGQVLAQSLVAAERTLPEERIAHSMHGYFLRPGDATAGITFAVDRIHDGRSFSTRRVQAYQGGVPIFSMISSFQDEDPGVEHAQAMPDDVPAPESLPSDDELIGAVPTGTGRLLAERSADIRHVTGALHLEVAGERVPQQAVWMRMRSPLPDDPRLHRAALAYLSDMTIQESILRRHGITWQTPGLKVASLDHAMWWHRFGRADEWMLYVQHSPSARGGRGLGQGRVYSRDGTLLATVAQEIMVRVPEL; encoded by the coding sequence GTGACCGCCCAGAACAGCGCTGATCGATCCGTCCGGAACCTCCTCAGGGTGCTGGATCTGGATGCCTCGGAGGCGCGCACCACCGAGGACATCTTCACCGGCATCTCCCATCCGATGCCCACCGGCCGCGTGTACGGCGGGCAGGTGCTCGCGCAGTCGCTCGTCGCCGCCGAGCGCACTCTCCCCGAGGAGCGGATCGCCCATTCCATGCACGGCTACTTCCTGCGCCCCGGGGACGCCACCGCGGGCATCACCTTCGCGGTCGACCGCATCCACGACGGGCGATCGTTCTCCACGCGCCGCGTGCAGGCGTATCAGGGCGGCGTGCCGATCTTCTCGATGATCTCATCGTTCCAGGATGAGGATCCGGGTGTGGAGCACGCCCAGGCGATGCCCGACGACGTGCCCGCTCCGGAGTCGCTCCCCTCCGATGACGAGCTCATCGGCGCCGTCCCCACCGGCACCGGTCGTCTGCTGGCGGAGCGCTCGGCGGACATCCGGCACGTGACCGGCGCGCTGCATCTCGAGGTCGCGGGCGAGCGCGTCCCGCAGCAGGCGGTGTGGATGCGCATGCGCTCCCCCCTTCCCGACGACCCGCGATTGCACCGGGCCGCCCTCGCCTACCTCAGCGACATGACCATCCAGGAGTCCATCCTCCGTCGTCACGGCATCACCTGGCAGACGCCGGGGCTGAAGGTCGCCAGTCTCGACCACGCGATGTGGTGGCACCGGTTCGGACGCGCGGACGAGTGGATGCTGTACGTGCAGCACTCCCCCAGCGCCCGCGGCGGACGCGGTCTGGGGCAAGGCCGCGTCTACAGCCGGGACGGCACGCTGCTGGCCACCGTCGCACAGGAGATCATGGTGCGCGTCCCGGAGCTGTGA
- a CDS encoding type B 50S ribosomal protein L31, with protein sequence MKTDIHPAYQAVVFRDLGSGETFLTRSTVTSDRTIELDGVEYPVIDVEISSASHPFYTGKQRIMDSAGRVEKFNQRFKNFGGGSAK encoded by the coding sequence ATGAAGACTGACATCCACCCCGCATACCAGGCGGTCGTGTTCCGCGACCTCGGCTCCGGTGAGACCTTCCTCACCCGTTCCACCGTCACCAGTGACCGGACGATCGAGCTGGACGGTGTGGAGTACCCGGTGATCGACGTCGAGATCTCGTCGGCGTCGCACCCGTTCTACACGGGCAAGCAGCGCATCATGGACTCGGCCGGTCGCGTCGAGAAGTTCAACCAGCGCTTCAAGAACTTCGGCGGAGGATCCGCCAAGTAA
- a CDS encoding DUF6993 domain-containing protein, with protein MHPRPSVPAGRGRAVATACGILVGIALLSACTGSPAPGPAVSEPAHTATSIPATPPSRDTAPELKPSGSATENLPLFSAVVARVWASDDRDHGRAYVDALVDAGFERDRMQVTADQSTVQRAAESMQFSVAWGDEECLVGQVGPSTGEPVTTVMPQLADGRCLVGDTRPIDW; from the coding sequence GTGCATCCGAGACCGTCCGTTCCCGCAGGCCGCGGGCGTGCTGTTGCGACCGCCTGCGGGATCCTGGTCGGCATCGCGCTGCTGAGCGCCTGCACGGGATCTCCCGCCCCCGGGCCCGCGGTGTCGGAACCCGCGCACACGGCGACGTCCATCCCGGCCACGCCGCCTTCGCGGGACACCGCGCCCGAACTGAAGCCGTCCGGATCGGCGACGGAGAATCTGCCGCTGTTCTCCGCGGTCGTCGCACGAGTCTGGGCCTCTGACGACCGCGACCACGGCCGCGCATATGTCGACGCACTCGTCGATGCAGGCTTCGAAAGGGATCGGATGCAGGTGACCGCCGATCAGAGCACGGTCCAGCGCGCGGCTGAGAGCATGCAGTTCTCCGTGGCCTGGGGCGACGAGGAGTGCCTGGTCGGGCAGGTGGGGCCGTCGACGGGGGAGCCCGTCACCACGGTCATGCCGCAGCTGGCCGACGGTCGGTGCCTGGTCGGAGACACGCGCCCCATCGACTGGTGA
- the glgC gene encoding glucose-1-phosphate adenylyltransferase, which yields MSAPKKVFGIILAGGEGKRLMPLTADRAKPAVPFGGQYRLIDFAISNLINSGLRQVVVLTQYKSHSLDRHVSQNWRMSGLLDSYVASVPAQQRLGKRWFSGSADAILQSLNLINDEKPDIVVVIGADHVYRMDFEQMVQAHIDSGARATVAGIRQPLALASQFGVIDADPETGRIRDFLEKPASPTPLADSPNEVLVSMGNYVFDTDALIAAVEADGESVSSGHDMGGDIIPYFVERGEAGYYDMKQNEVPGSSPRDRSYWRDVGTIDSYYDAHMDLISTLPIFNLYNTAWPIRTQSVNTPPAKFVRDAVGRIGNAIDSIVSVGSVLSGTHLERSVVSVGTMAAGGSTITDSVLLDHVQVGQGARVHRAVLDKNVVLEDGATVGVDRERDLERGFTITESGITVVGKGILIAR from the coding sequence ATGTCCGCACCCAAGAAGGTATTCGGGATCATCCTCGCCGGTGGTGAGGGCAAGCGTCTGATGCCCCTGACGGCGGACCGCGCCAAACCGGCCGTGCCCTTCGGCGGTCAGTACAGGCTCATCGATTTCGCCATCTCGAACCTCATCAACTCGGGGCTCAGACAGGTCGTCGTGCTCACGCAGTACAAGTCGCACAGCCTCGACCGACATGTCTCGCAGAACTGGCGGATGTCGGGGCTGCTCGATTCCTACGTCGCGTCGGTGCCCGCTCAGCAGCGGCTGGGCAAGCGCTGGTTCTCCGGCTCGGCGGATGCCATCCTGCAGAGTCTGAACCTGATCAACGACGAGAAGCCCGACATCGTCGTGGTGATCGGCGCGGACCACGTCTACCGGATGGACTTCGAGCAGATGGTGCAGGCGCACATCGACTCCGGTGCGCGCGCCACGGTCGCAGGCATCCGCCAGCCGCTCGCCCTGGCGTCGCAGTTCGGCGTCATCGATGCGGATCCCGAGACCGGTCGGATCCGCGACTTCCTCGAGAAGCCCGCATCGCCCACACCGCTGGCGGACTCTCCGAACGAGGTGCTGGTGTCGATGGGCAACTACGTGTTCGACACGGATGCGCTCATCGCCGCCGTCGAGGCCGACGGCGAGTCCGTCAGCTCGGGGCACGACATGGGCGGGGACATCATCCCGTACTTCGTCGAGCGCGGTGAGGCCGGCTACTACGACATGAAGCAGAACGAAGTACCGGGCTCCTCGCCCCGCGATCGCTCGTACTGGCGCGATGTGGGAACCATCGACTCGTACTATGACGCGCACATGGACCTGATCTCGACGCTGCCGATCTTCAACCTGTACAACACGGCGTGGCCCATCCGCACCCAGAGCGTGAACACGCCGCCCGCGAAGTTCGTCAGGGACGCCGTCGGCCGCATCGGCAATGCGATCGATTCCATCGTCTCGGTGGGCTCCGTGCTCTCGGGAACCCACCTGGAGCGCAGCGTCGTCAGCGTCGGGACGATGGCCGCGGGCGGGTCGACCATCACGGACTCCGTGCTCCTGGATCACGTGCAGGTCGGGCAGGGCGCCCGGGTGCACCGCGCCGTGCTCGACAAGAACGTCGTCCTCGAGGACGGCGCCACCGTCGGCGTGGATCGCGAGCGCGACCTGGAACGCGGCTTCACGATCACCGAATCCGGTATCACCGTGGTCGGGAAGGGGATCCTCATCGCCCGGTGA
- a CDS encoding ABC transporter ATP-binding protein, with protein MSSALEFTDVVVRREGREIIDHVTWQVSEEQRWVVLGPNGAGKTTLLQLADTLMHPTSGTVEILGETLGRTDVFELRPRIGFASTAMARRIPRDETVLNTVMTAAYSVMGRWNEDYEGIDERRARRVLADWRLDHLANRLFGTLSDGEQKRVQIARAVMTDPELLLLDEPTASLDLGSREELLQLLSAYAASPTTPAMVMVTHHVEEIPVGFTHVLLLRAGGVVAMGPLSETLTAESLTEAFGMPISLTAAGGRYAARAAG; from the coding sequence ATGTCGAGCGCCCTGGAGTTCACCGATGTCGTCGTGCGCCGTGAAGGACGTGAGATCATCGACCACGTCACCTGGCAGGTCTCGGAGGAGCAGCGCTGGGTCGTGCTCGGACCGAACGGTGCGGGCAAGACCACTCTGCTGCAACTGGCCGACACGCTCATGCATCCCACATCGGGCACGGTCGAGATCCTGGGGGAGACCCTCGGCCGCACCGACGTGTTCGAGCTGCGCCCGCGGATCGGCTTCGCCTCCACGGCGATGGCCCGTCGCATCCCGCGGGACGAGACCGTCCTGAACACCGTGATGACGGCGGCATACTCGGTGATGGGCCGCTGGAACGAGGACTACGAGGGCATCGACGAGCGACGCGCCCGCCGCGTGCTGGCCGACTGGCGGCTCGACCACCTCGCCAACCGGCTCTTCGGAACGCTCAGTGACGGGGAGCAGAAGCGCGTGCAGATCGCGCGCGCCGTGATGACGGATCCTGAGCTGCTGCTGCTGGATGAGCCGACCGCGAGTCTGGACCTCGGCTCGCGGGAGGAGCTCCTGCAGCTGCTGAGCGCATACGCTGCGTCCCCGACGACCCCGGCGATGGTCATGGTGACCCACCACGTGGAGGAGATCCCGGTCGGCTTCACCCACGTCCTGCTGCTGCGCGCCGGGGGCGTTGTGGCGATGGGCCCGCTCTCGGAGACGCTCACGGCGGAGTCGCTCACCGAGGCCTTCGGCATGCCGATCTCCCTCACCGCGGCGGGCGGGCGTTACGCCGCGCGCGCCGCGGGGTGA
- the ettA gene encoding energy-dependent translational throttle protein EttA, whose amino-acid sequence MAEYIYSMVRARKAVGDKLILDDVTMAFLPGAKIGMVGPNGAGKSTILKIMAGLDTPSNGEAKLTPGFSVGILMQEPELDESKTVLENIQDGVAIKAKVDRFNEISALMADPDADFDTLLAEMGVLQEEIDAADGWDLDSQLEQAMDALRTPPGDAAIAPLSGGEKRRVALAKLLLQKPDLLLLDEPTNHLDAESVLWLEQHLKDYKGAVIAITHDRYFLDHVAEWIAEVDRGRLLGYEGNYSTYLEQKAERLEIQGKKDAKLAKRLKDELEWVRSSAKGRQTKSKARLARYEEMAAEAERTRKLDFEEIQIPAGPRLGSIVIEAKNLQKGFGDRKLIDGLSFSLPPNGIVGVIGPNGVGKTTLFKTIVGLEPLDGGDLKIGETVKISYVDQTRANIDPDKTLWEVVSDGLDFITVGKTEIPSRAYVSKFGFKGPDQQKKAGVLSGGERNRLNLALTLKEGGNLLLLDEPTNDLDVETLSSLENALLEFPGCAVVITHDRWFLDRIATHILAYEGTDENPSQWHWFEGNFEAYEKNKIERLGPEAARPHRTTHRRLTRD is encoded by the coding sequence GTGGCCGAGTACATCTATTCCATGGTGCGAGCCCGCAAGGCCGTGGGCGACAAGCTCATTCTCGACGACGTCACCATGGCGTTCCTGCCCGGTGCGAAGATCGGCATGGTCGGGCCCAACGGCGCGGGGAAGTCCACGATCCTCAAGATCATGGCGGGCCTGGACACGCCGTCCAACGGTGAGGCGAAGCTCACGCCCGGCTTCTCCGTGGGCATCCTCATGCAGGAACCCGAGCTCGACGAGTCCAAGACCGTGCTGGAGAACATCCAGGACGGGGTGGCCATCAAGGCGAAGGTCGACCGGTTCAACGAGATCTCGGCCCTCATGGCCGACCCCGATGCCGACTTCGACACACTGCTTGCGGAGATGGGTGTACTGCAGGAGGAGATCGACGCCGCCGATGGCTGGGACCTGGACTCCCAGCTCGAGCAGGCCATGGACGCGCTGCGCACACCGCCGGGGGATGCCGCGATCGCGCCGCTGTCCGGCGGTGAGAAGCGTCGCGTCGCATTGGCGAAGCTCCTGCTGCAGAAACCCGATCTGCTGCTGCTGGACGAGCCCACCAACCACCTGGACGCGGAGAGCGTGCTGTGGCTGGAGCAGCATCTCAAGGACTACAAGGGCGCCGTGATCGCCATCACGCACGACCGGTACTTCCTCGATCACGTCGCCGAATGGATCGCCGAGGTCGACCGCGGGCGCCTGCTGGGCTACGAGGGCAACTACTCCACCTACCTGGAGCAGAAGGCCGAGCGCCTGGAGATCCAGGGCAAGAAGGACGCCAAGCTCGCCAAGCGGCTCAAGGACGAGCTGGAGTGGGTGCGGTCCAGCGCCAAGGGGCGCCAGACCAAGTCCAAGGCGCGTCTCGCCCGATACGAGGAGATGGCGGCCGAGGCAGAGCGCACGAGGAAGCTGGACTTCGAGGAGATCCAGATCCCCGCCGGCCCACGACTGGGCTCCATCGTCATCGAAGCGAAGAATCTGCAGAAGGGCTTCGGGGATCGGAAGCTCATCGACGGTCTGAGCTTCAGCCTTCCGCCGAACGGCATCGTCGGCGTGATCGGCCCCAACGGGGTCGGCAAGACCACGCTGTTCAAGACCATCGTGGGCCTGGAACCGCTGGACGGCGGCGATCTGAAGATCGGCGAGACCGTCAAGATCAGCTACGTCGACCAGACCCGGGCCAACATCGATCCGGACAAGACGCTGTGGGAGGTCGTCTCCGACGGGCTCGACTTCATCACGGTCGGCAAGACGGAGATCCCCTCGCGCGCCTACGTGTCGAAGTTCGGCTTCAAGGGACCGGACCAGCAGAAGAAGGCCGGTGTCCTCTCCGGCGGGGAGCGCAACAGGCTGAACCTCGCCCTCACGCTCAAGGAGGGCGGCAACCTGCTGCTGTTGGACGAACCGACCAACGATCTGGACGTGGAGACGCTCAGCTCCTTGGAGAACGCTCTGCTGGAGTTCCCCGGCTGCGCCGTGGTCATCACGCACGACCGCTGGTTCCTGGACCGCATCGCCACGCATATCCTCGCCTACGAGGGCACCGACGAGAATCCCTCCCAGTGGCACTGGTTCGAGGGGAACTTCGAGGCGTACGAGAAGAACAAGATCGAGCGCCTCGGCCCGGAGGCGGCACGCCCGCACCGGACGACGCACCGCAGGCTCACCCGCGACTGA
- the serB gene encoding phosphoserine phosphatase SerB — MTARFLIVLDADSTLIRNEVIELLADEAGRRAEVRASTEAAMRGEVDFATSLRSRVAALAGVPTDAFDRVLARVEPTPGVRELTSAVHARGGVVGVVSGGFHEILDDIAPELGVDRWRANRLSVADGALTGRVDGTIVDANAKADSLRAWAEDLGIAAHATIAVGDGANDLEMMRVAGLGLAFNAKPAVREAAALVVGPQDLSAIIPLLP, encoded by the coding sequence GTGACCGCTCGCTTCCTCATCGTCCTCGATGCCGATTCCACCCTGATCCGCAACGAGGTGATCGAACTGCTCGCGGACGAGGCCGGACGCCGCGCCGAGGTACGGGCCTCGACCGAGGCCGCGATGCGCGGCGAGGTGGACTTCGCCACCAGCCTCCGCTCACGCGTCGCCGCACTCGCGGGAGTGCCGACGGATGCCTTCGACCGTGTCCTCGCTCGTGTCGAGCCCACTCCGGGAGTGCGCGAGTTGACGTCGGCCGTGCATGCGCGCGGCGGAGTCGTCGGCGTCGTCTCCGGCGGTTTCCACGAGATCCTCGATGACATCGCACCGGAGCTGGGTGTGGACCGCTGGCGGGCCAATCGCCTGTCCGTGGCGGACGGCGCGCTAACGGGCCGGGTCGACGGCACGATCGTGGATGCGAACGCCAAGGCCGATTCCCTGCGGGCGTGGGCGGAGGATCTCGGCATCGCCGCGCACGCGACCATCGCTGTCGGCGACGGCGCGAACGATCTGGAGATGATGAGGGTGGCGGGCCTCGGACTCGCGTTCAACGCCAAGCCGGCCGTCCGCGAGGCCGCCGCACTCGTGGTCGGTCCTCAGGACCTCTCGGCGATCATCCCCCTCCTGCCCTGA
- the glgA gene encoding glycogen synthase, with protein sequence MRVDIITKEYPPETYGGAGVHVAELVRALRARVDVQVRAFGADRSELGVHAYRTPVELAHANAAVQTLGTDLTMVGDVAGADVVHSHTWYANLAGHLAAQLHGIPHVLTAHSLEPLRPWKAEQLGGGYAISSGVERLAYENAAAVIAVSAGMRADILRSYPQVDPARVRVIHNGIDVEQWRPVRDPELLASIGMDPARPSVVFVGRITRQKGLPYLLRAARLLPPDVQLVLCAGAPDTPEIMTEVQELVRTLQQTRQGVIWIERMLPREELSAILTAATTFVCPSVYEPLGIVNLEAMACGAAVVGTGTGGIPEVVEDGVTGRIVPIEQVQDGTGTPVDPDRFVADLAAGLIEVTADPHRAAEYGVAGRERARDSFSWASIADTTRALYEELAA encoded by the coding sequence ATGCGCGTCGACATCATCACCAAGGAGTATCCGCCGGAGACCTACGGTGGTGCGGGAGTCCACGTCGCGGAGCTCGTCCGCGCCCTGCGCGCGCGCGTCGATGTGCAGGTCCGGGCCTTCGGCGCGGACCGCTCCGAGCTCGGTGTGCACGCTTATCGCACGCCCGTCGAGCTCGCGCATGCGAACGCCGCCGTGCAGACCCTGGGCACCGATCTGACGATGGTCGGCGATGTCGCCGGCGCCGACGTCGTGCACAGCCACACCTGGTACGCGAACCTCGCAGGGCATCTCGCCGCGCAACTGCACGGCATCCCGCATGTGCTGACCGCGCACAGTCTGGAGCCGTTGCGGCCCTGGAAGGCCGAGCAGCTCGGGGGCGGGTACGCGATCTCCAGCGGCGTCGAGAGACTCGCCTACGAGAACGCCGCGGCCGTCATCGCCGTCAGCGCGGGAATGCGCGCCGACATCCTGCGCAGCTATCCGCAGGTCGACCCGGCGAGGGTGCGGGTGATCCACAACGGCATCGACGTCGAGCAGTGGCGCCCCGTGCGCGATCCGGAGCTCCTCGCGAGCATCGGCATGGACCCGGCACGACCGTCTGTGGTCTTCGTGGGGAGGATCACCCGGCAGAAGGGGCTGCCCTATCTGCTGCGGGCGGCGCGACTGCTGCCCCCGGACGTGCAGCTGGTGCTGTGCGCGGGGGCACCGGACACCCCGGAGATCATGACGGAGGTGCAGGAGCTGGTGCGCACGCTGCAGCAGACCCGCCAAGGGGTGATCTGGATCGAGCGGATGCTGCCGCGGGAGGAGCTGTCCGCCATCCTGACCGCGGCGACGACCTTCGTGTGCCCGTCGGTGTACGAGCCGCTCGGCATCGTCAACCTCGAGGCGATGGCCTGTGGCGCGGCCGTGGTCGGCACGGGCACGGGCGGGATCCCCGAGGTCGTCGAGGACGGCGTGACGGGTCGGATCGTCCCCATCGAGCAGGTGCAGGACGGCACGGGCACCCCGGTGGACCCGGATCGGTTCGTGGCCGATCTGGCAGCCGGGCTCATCGAGGTCACGGCGGACCCGCATCGTGCGGCGGAGTACGGGGTCGCGGGGCGCGAGCGCGCCAGGGACAGCTTCAGCTGGGCGAGCATCGCCGACACCACGCGCGCGCTGTACGAGGAGCTGGCGGCCTGA